The Oryza glaberrima chromosome 9, OglaRS2, whole genome shotgun sequence genome includes a window with the following:
- the LOC127785482 gene encoding uncharacterized protein LOC127785482, with amino-acid sequence MWKTLTKLYSGEGNVMLMVDAQEKISALRQGERSVAEYVAELKSLWSDLDHYDPLGLEHSDCIAKMKKWVECRRVIEFLKGLNPEFEGRKDAMFHQTTLPTLDEAIAAMAQEELKKKVLPSAAPCSPSPTYAIVQGKETRECFNCGEMGHLMRDCRAPRKPTYGRGRCVDRGGTRGGRGYAGRSNRGRGYGYRGDYKANAVPLEEGSYGTTPDNVANFAHSTSGEKNREETWDWYQA; translated from the exons ATGTGGAAAACTCTTACTAAACTATACTCAGGAGAAGGTAATGTGATGCTAATGGTGGATGCACAAGAGAAGATAAGTGCTTTGAGACAGGGGGAGCGCTCTGTGGCAGAATATGTCGCAGAGTTGAAGAGTTTGTGGTCCGATTTAGATCATTATGATCCTCTTGGATTAGAGCACTCTGATTGCATAGCAAAAATGAAGAAATGGGTTGAGTGTAGAAGGGTTATTGAGTTCTTGAAGGGTCTAAATCCAGAGTTCGAAGGAAGAAAAGATGCAATGTTTCACCAAACCACTCTTCCTACCTTAGATGAGGCCATTGCAGCTATGGCACAAGAGGAGCTTAAGAAGAAAGTATTGCCTAGTGCCGCACCATGTTCACCAAGTCCCACCTATGCAATTGTACAAGGTAAAGAGACTAGAgagtgcttcaattgtggtgaaaTGGGACACCTTATGCGCGATTGTCGTGCTCCACGCAAGCCTACTTATGGGAGAGGAAGATGTGTTGATAGAGGTGGAACAAGAGGTGGAAGAGGCTATGCTGGTAGGAGCAATAGAGGAAGAGGTTATGGATATAGAGGTGATTACAAGGCTAATGCAGTTCCTCTAGAAGAGGGTTCTTATGGGACTACACCTGACAATGTTGCCAACTTTGCTCATTCTACTTCAG GAGAGAAGAACAGGGAAGAAACTTGGGATTGGTATCAGGCGTGA
- the LOC127785479 gene encoding glycerophosphodiester phosphodiesterase GDPDL4-like isoform X1, which yields MLSRITGSLPLMLSYCFCLMLLSIIVAVTVAVAAEELPPAPTTFKTLNGNAPLVIAKGGFSGVFPDSSEYAFAFASSFHTSLWCDVQLTKDGVGICLRDLLMQNCTDITEIYPEGMKTYLINGAQKTGWLPVDYNMSSLRNVTLTQSIYSRTQRFDYSNFDILSVTGFISLIKPSSTWLNVEHDIFYREHGLNMTNYILSIQKLGSVKYISSPELGFLQSLSGGINREVNLVFRFLDKALSDPSTNKTYNSMLSNLTFIKTIASGIMVSKNYIWPVTSDNYIQLHTQIVQEAHNAGLEIYASDFSNDGIFPYNYSYDPLGEYLSFVSDGGFSVDGVLTDFPLTASEAIDCFSNLNTSRKMDHGNPLIISHNGGSGDYPGCTDLAYENAVRDGADVIDCSIQMTKDGIPICMSSIDLLATTDVQQSKFCSLLSVIPEIQTKRGIFTFNLTWDEINILRRTVARNIVSLIYKRACCRLTWSFIHASDTIQEKTSCVLILPAAKISFPLSNYVMLRNPRYTNHGKFLKLSEFLTYAKDKELSGIMITIENAAFMAASLGFDVVDLVSTALSHAGYNNPTTTNKEVMIQSRHSAVLVKLKQQKTQYKLVYTLPLNIEDASDSSVAEINKFADAVIVDRKSVFVESSGFIVRKTNLVKELQSAGRLAVYAQVFRNEFVSSPWDFFSDETVEINNYVLLVHIDGIITDFPKTVRRYKMNPCTGLGDGKPRSMKAVEIGGLVQKLQDKARPPARAPALVLKPSDVVEPPLPAAAAAAAAAAVPKTTGYSSPRSDAPPAAAVTAISSTGILLGMVWVPLLI from the exons ATGTTGTCGAGGATTACCGGCTCCCTCCCCCTGATGCTGTCCTACTGCTTCTGCCTCATGCTACTCTCAAtcatcgtcgccgtcaccgtcgccgttgccgctgAGGAGCTCCCCCCGGCGCCAACCACCTTCAAAACCTTGAACG GTAATGCTCCTCTTGTTATTGCTAAAGGTGGATTTTCGGGAGTTTTTCCTGATTCCAGTGAATATGCCTTCGCTTTTGCCTCCTCGTTCCACACAAGCTTGTGGTGCGATGTGCAACTGACGAAAGATGGCGTTGGTATTTGCCTCCGAGATTTACTTATGCAGAACTGCACCGATATCACCGAAATTTATCCAGAGGGGATGAAGACATACCTAATCAATGGTGCGCAGAAAACCGGATGGCTACCTGTGGACTACAACATGTCTTCGCTGAGAAACGTTACTT TAACACAGTCGATTTATTCCCGTACCCAGAGGTTCGATTACTCCAACTTCGACATCCTTTCTGTCACCGGCTTCATCTCCTTGATCAAACCATCTTCTACTTGGTTGAATGTCGAG CATGACATTTTCTACAGAGAGCATGGTTTGAACATGACAAATTACATTCTTTCAATACAGAAGCTTGGCTCTGTGAAGTACATCTCATCACCTGAACTAGGTTTCCTGCAAAGTTTGTCGGGAGGCATTAATCGTGAAGTGAATCTAGTGTTCCGCTTTCTTGATAAAGCCCTGTCTGATCCTTCAACAAATAAAACGTATAACTCTATGTTGAGTAACTTGACATTTATTAAGACAATTGCTTCAGGTATAATGGTTTCCAAAAACTATATATGGCCAGTGACAAGTGATAATTATATTCAGCTTCACACACAGATTGTCCAAGAAGCTCACAATGCAGGTTTAGAAATATATGCGTCTGATTTTTCAAACGATGGAATTTTTCCCTACAACTACAGTTATGATCCTTTGGGGGAATATCTGTCATTTGTCAGCGACGGTGGCTTTAGTGTTGATGGTGTATTAACAGATTTCCCACTTACTGCATCAGAGGCTATTG ATTGTTTCAGTAATTTGAACACAAGTAGGAAAATGGATCACG GGAATCCATTAATTATCTCACATAATGGTGGTAGTGGAGATTATCCGGGTTGTACGGATCTGGCCTATGAGAATGCAGTTAGGGATGGTGCCGATGTTATTGACTGTTCCATTCAAATGACCAAAGATGGAATTCCTATATGCATGAGTTCCATTGACCTGCTTGCTACTACAGATGTCCAGCAATCAAAGTTCTGTTCACTTCTTTCTGTCATTCCAGAAATTCAGACAAAAAGGGGAATATTCACATTTAACCTCACTTGGGATGAAATCAACATTTTGAGACGTAC TGTGGCTAGAAACATTGTTTCTTTGATATATAAAAGGGCCTGCTGTAGACTGACTTGGTCATTCATACACGCGAGCGATACTATACAGGAGAAAACATCGTGTGTTCTTATTTTACCTGCAGCTAAAATATCTTTCCCGCTGAGTAATTATGTTATGTTACGGAATCCAAGGTACACAAATCATGGCAAGTTTTTGAAGTTGTCTGAATTTCTGACATATGCGAAGGACAAGGAGTTGTCTGGCATCATGATCACCATCGAG AATGCCGCATTTATGGCAGCATCATTAGGATTTGATGTTGTTGATCTTGTATCTACTGCCTTGAGTCATGCTGGATATAACAACCCTACCACCACGAACAAGGAGGTTATGATCCAGTCTAGACACAGTGCTGTTCTGGTCAAACTGAAGCAGCagaaaacacagtacaaactTGTTTACACGCTCCCGTTAAACATTGAGGATGCTTCTGATTCATCGGTGGCAGAGATCAATAAATTCGCTGATGCTGTTATTGTTGATAGGAAATCCGTGTTTGTTGAGAGCAGTGGTTTCATTGTAAGGAAAACAAATCTCGTGAAAGAACTGCAGTCTGCGGGGCGGTTAGCTGTGTATGCCCAGGTATTCCGGAATGAGTTTGTGTCGTCACCCTGGGATTTCTTCTCAGATGAAACGGTGGAAATCAATAACTACGTTCTTTTGGTTCATATTGATGGCATCATAACTGACTTCCCCAAGACAGTCAGAAGATACAAAA TGAACCCTTGTACGGGTCTGGGAGATGGCAAGCCTCGGTCCATGAAGGCTGTCGAAATCGGCGGTCTCGTGCAAAAACTCCAAGACAAAGCCAGGCCGCCGGCTCGGGCACCAGCACTTGTGCTCAAACCATCGGACGTCGTTGAGCCGCCTCTcccggctgcggctgcggctgcggctgcggctgccgtGCCCAAGACTACTGGCTACTCATCACCACGTTCTGatgctcctcctgctgctgctgtaacTGCAATTAGCAGCACAGGCATTTTGCTGGGAATGGTTTGGGTACCTCTGCTCATCTGA
- the LOC127785479 gene encoding glycerophosphodiester phosphodiesterase GDPDL4-like isoform X3 has translation MTNYILSIQKLGSVKYISSPELGFLQSLSGGINREVNLVFRFLDKALSDPSTNKTYNSMLSNLTFIKTIASGIMVSKNYIWPVTSDNYIQLHTQIVQEAHNAGLEIYASDFSNDGIFPYNYSYDPLGEYLSFVSDGGFSVDGVLTDFPLTASEAIDCFSNLNTSRKMDHGNPLIISHNGGSGDYPGCTDLAYENAVRDGADVIDCSIQMTKDGIPICMSSIDLLATTDVQQSKFCSLLSVIPEIQTKRGIFTFNLTWDEINILRRTVARNIVSLIYKRACCRLTWSFIHASDTIQEKTSCVLILPAAKISFPLSNYVMLRNPRYTNHGKFLKLSEFLTYAKDKELSGIMITIENAAFMAASLGFDVVDLVSTALSHAGYNNPTTTNKEVMIQSRHSAVLVKLKQQKTQYKLVYTLPLNIEDASDSSVAEINKFADAVIVDRKSVFVESSGFIVRKTNLVKELQSAGRLAVYAQVFRNEFVSSPWDFFSDETVEINNYVLLVHIDGIITDFPKTVRRYKMNPCTGLGDGKPRSMKAVEIGGLVQKLQDKARPPARAPALVLKPSDVVEPPLPAAAAAAAAAAVPKTTGYSSPRSDAPPAAAVTAISSTGILLGMVWVPLLI, from the exons ATGACAAATTACATTCTTTCAATACAGAAGCTTGGCTCTGTGAAGTACATCTCATCACCTGAACTAGGTTTCCTGCAAAGTTTGTCGGGAGGCATTAATCGTGAAGTGAATCTAGTGTTCCGCTTTCTTGATAAAGCCCTGTCTGATCCTTCAACAAATAAAACGTATAACTCTATGTTGAGTAACTTGACATTTATTAAGACAATTGCTTCAGGTATAATGGTTTCCAAAAACTATATATGGCCAGTGACAAGTGATAATTATATTCAGCTTCACACACAGATTGTCCAAGAAGCTCACAATGCAGGTTTAGAAATATATGCGTCTGATTTTTCAAACGATGGAATTTTTCCCTACAACTACAGTTATGATCCTTTGGGGGAATATCTGTCATTTGTCAGCGACGGTGGCTTTAGTGTTGATGGTGTATTAACAGATTTCCCACTTACTGCATCAGAGGCTATTG ATTGTTTCAGTAATTTGAACACAAGTAGGAAAATGGATCACG GGAATCCATTAATTATCTCACATAATGGTGGTAGTGGAGATTATCCGGGTTGTACGGATCTGGCCTATGAGAATGCAGTTAGGGATGGTGCCGATGTTATTGACTGTTCCATTCAAATGACCAAAGATGGAATTCCTATATGCATGAGTTCCATTGACCTGCTTGCTACTACAGATGTCCAGCAATCAAAGTTCTGTTCACTTCTTTCTGTCATTCCAGAAATTCAGACAAAAAGGGGAATATTCACATTTAACCTCACTTGGGATGAAATCAACATTTTGAGACGTAC TGTGGCTAGAAACATTGTTTCTTTGATATATAAAAGGGCCTGCTGTAGACTGACTTGGTCATTCATACACGCGAGCGATACTATACAGGAGAAAACATCGTGTGTTCTTATTTTACCTGCAGCTAAAATATCTTTCCCGCTGAGTAATTATGTTATGTTACGGAATCCAAGGTACACAAATCATGGCAAGTTTTTGAAGTTGTCTGAATTTCTGACATATGCGAAGGACAAGGAGTTGTCTGGCATCATGATCACCATCGAG AATGCCGCATTTATGGCAGCATCATTAGGATTTGATGTTGTTGATCTTGTATCTACTGCCTTGAGTCATGCTGGATATAACAACCCTACCACCACGAACAAGGAGGTTATGATCCAGTCTAGACACAGTGCTGTTCTGGTCAAACTGAAGCAGCagaaaacacagtacaaactTGTTTACACGCTCCCGTTAAACATTGAGGATGCTTCTGATTCATCGGTGGCAGAGATCAATAAATTCGCTGATGCTGTTATTGTTGATAGGAAATCCGTGTTTGTTGAGAGCAGTGGTTTCATTGTAAGGAAAACAAATCTCGTGAAAGAACTGCAGTCTGCGGGGCGGTTAGCTGTGTATGCCCAGGTATTCCGGAATGAGTTTGTGTCGTCACCCTGGGATTTCTTCTCAGATGAAACGGTGGAAATCAATAACTACGTTCTTTTGGTTCATATTGATGGCATCATAACTGACTTCCCCAAGACAGTCAGAAGATACAAAA TGAACCCTTGTACGGGTCTGGGAGATGGCAAGCCTCGGTCCATGAAGGCTGTCGAAATCGGCGGTCTCGTGCAAAAACTCCAAGACAAAGCCAGGCCGCCGGCTCGGGCACCAGCACTTGTGCTCAAACCATCGGACGTCGTTGAGCCGCCTCTcccggctgcggctgcggctgcggctgcggctgccgtGCCCAAGACTACTGGCTACTCATCACCACGTTCTGatgctcctcctgctgctgctgtaacTGCAATTAGCAGCACAGGCATTTTGCTGGGAATGGTTTGGGTACCTCTGCTCATCTGA
- the LOC127785479 gene encoding glycerophosphodiester phosphodiesterase GDPDL4-like isoform X2, with product MLSRITGSLPLMLSYCFCLMLLSIIVAVTVAVAAEELPPAPTTFKTLNGNAPLVIAKGGFSGVFPDSSEYAFAFASSFHTSLWCDVQLTKDGVGICLRDLLMQNCTDITEIYPEGMKTYLINGAQKTGWLPVDYNMSSLRNVTLTQSIYSRTQRFDYSNFDILSVTGFISLIKPSSTWLNVEHDIFYREHGLNMTNYILSIQKLGSVKYISSPELGFLQSLSGGINREVNLVFRFLDKALSDPSTNKTYNSMLSNLTFIKTIASGIMVSKNYIWPVTSDNYIQLHTQIVQEAHNAGLEIYASDFSNDGIFPYNYSYDPLGEYLSFVSDGGFSVDGVLTDFPLTASEAIDCFSNLNTSRKMDHGNPLIISHNGGSGDYPGCTDLAYENAVRDGADVIDCSIQMTKDGIPICMSSIDLLATTDVQQSKFCSLLSVIPEIQTKRGIFTFNLTWDEINILRRTYTNHGKFLKLSEFLTYAKDKELSGIMITIENAAFMAASLGFDVVDLVSTALSHAGYNNPTTTNKEVMIQSRHSAVLVKLKQQKTQYKLVYTLPLNIEDASDSSVAEINKFADAVIVDRKSVFVESSGFIVRKTNLVKELQSAGRLAVYAQVFRNEFVSSPWDFFSDETVEINNYVLLVHIDGIITDFPKTVRRYKMNPCTGLGDGKPRSMKAVEIGGLVQKLQDKARPPARAPALVLKPSDVVEPPLPAAAAAAAAAAVPKTTGYSSPRSDAPPAAAVTAISSTGILLGMVWVPLLI from the exons ATGTTGTCGAGGATTACCGGCTCCCTCCCCCTGATGCTGTCCTACTGCTTCTGCCTCATGCTACTCTCAAtcatcgtcgccgtcaccgtcgccgttgccgctgAGGAGCTCCCCCCGGCGCCAACCACCTTCAAAACCTTGAACG GTAATGCTCCTCTTGTTATTGCTAAAGGTGGATTTTCGGGAGTTTTTCCTGATTCCAGTGAATATGCCTTCGCTTTTGCCTCCTCGTTCCACACAAGCTTGTGGTGCGATGTGCAACTGACGAAAGATGGCGTTGGTATTTGCCTCCGAGATTTACTTATGCAGAACTGCACCGATATCACCGAAATTTATCCAGAGGGGATGAAGACATACCTAATCAATGGTGCGCAGAAAACCGGATGGCTACCTGTGGACTACAACATGTCTTCGCTGAGAAACGTTACTT TAACACAGTCGATTTATTCCCGTACCCAGAGGTTCGATTACTCCAACTTCGACATCCTTTCTGTCACCGGCTTCATCTCCTTGATCAAACCATCTTCTACTTGGTTGAATGTCGAG CATGACATTTTCTACAGAGAGCATGGTTTGAACATGACAAATTACATTCTTTCAATACAGAAGCTTGGCTCTGTGAAGTACATCTCATCACCTGAACTAGGTTTCCTGCAAAGTTTGTCGGGAGGCATTAATCGTGAAGTGAATCTAGTGTTCCGCTTTCTTGATAAAGCCCTGTCTGATCCTTCAACAAATAAAACGTATAACTCTATGTTGAGTAACTTGACATTTATTAAGACAATTGCTTCAGGTATAATGGTTTCCAAAAACTATATATGGCCAGTGACAAGTGATAATTATATTCAGCTTCACACACAGATTGTCCAAGAAGCTCACAATGCAGGTTTAGAAATATATGCGTCTGATTTTTCAAACGATGGAATTTTTCCCTACAACTACAGTTATGATCCTTTGGGGGAATATCTGTCATTTGTCAGCGACGGTGGCTTTAGTGTTGATGGTGTATTAACAGATTTCCCACTTACTGCATCAGAGGCTATTG ATTGTTTCAGTAATTTGAACACAAGTAGGAAAATGGATCACG GGAATCCATTAATTATCTCACATAATGGTGGTAGTGGAGATTATCCGGGTTGTACGGATCTGGCCTATGAGAATGCAGTTAGGGATGGTGCCGATGTTATTGACTGTTCCATTCAAATGACCAAAGATGGAATTCCTATATGCATGAGTTCCATTGACCTGCTTGCTACTACAGATGTCCAGCAATCAAAGTTCTGTTCACTTCTTTCTGTCATTCCAGAAATTCAGACAAAAAGGGGAATATTCACATTTAACCTCACTTGGGATGAAATCAACATTTTGAGACGTAC GTACACAAATCATGGCAAGTTTTTGAAGTTGTCTGAATTTCTGACATATGCGAAGGACAAGGAGTTGTCTGGCATCATGATCACCATCGAG AATGCCGCATTTATGGCAGCATCATTAGGATTTGATGTTGTTGATCTTGTATCTACTGCCTTGAGTCATGCTGGATATAACAACCCTACCACCACGAACAAGGAGGTTATGATCCAGTCTAGACACAGTGCTGTTCTGGTCAAACTGAAGCAGCagaaaacacagtacaaactTGTTTACACGCTCCCGTTAAACATTGAGGATGCTTCTGATTCATCGGTGGCAGAGATCAATAAATTCGCTGATGCTGTTATTGTTGATAGGAAATCCGTGTTTGTTGAGAGCAGTGGTTTCATTGTAAGGAAAACAAATCTCGTGAAAGAACTGCAGTCTGCGGGGCGGTTAGCTGTGTATGCCCAGGTATTCCGGAATGAGTTTGTGTCGTCACCCTGGGATTTCTTCTCAGATGAAACGGTGGAAATCAATAACTACGTTCTTTTGGTTCATATTGATGGCATCATAACTGACTTCCCCAAGACAGTCAGAAGATACAAAA TGAACCCTTGTACGGGTCTGGGAGATGGCAAGCCTCGGTCCATGAAGGCTGTCGAAATCGGCGGTCTCGTGCAAAAACTCCAAGACAAAGCCAGGCCGCCGGCTCGGGCACCAGCACTTGTGCTCAAACCATCGGACGTCGTTGAGCCGCCTCTcccggctgcggctgcggctgcggctgcggctgccgtGCCCAAGACTACTGGCTACTCATCACCACGTTCTGatgctcctcctgctgctgctgtaacTGCAATTAGCAGCACAGGCATTTTGCTGGGAATGGTTTGGGTACCTCTGCTCATCTGA